In one window of Cydia fagiglandana chromosome 10, ilCydFagi1.1, whole genome shotgun sequence DNA:
- the LOC134668281 gene encoding uncharacterized protein LOC134668281: MLLSRHVTYFAASQRASGPVVKTFNWADNKTAGPAPVISAASACAANASADPEILLCTALVKITNVNNNKSHIVRAMLDPGSQKCFLTERMKNKLGCSDNNKKSACVYGLNKLSFTVSDRCELTVSSLTSPYEVNIRCFVVEHLIDSLPNNYVDTSELNIPADIQLADPGFYRPSEIDLLLSAEFFFNITTSEKIELGPNKPILQSSKLGWLVAGPTGDVESDEDEIVRCCFTKQISQDLTRFWELEEISLPNVTNSEEDNICEKHFLDNTRRLDNGRFLVKMPLRENPETALGDSFNMAKKRFLNLETRLEKNQVLKKQYCDFIKEYEELGHLSKIDKPDFGYYAPHHPIIRDSETTKLRVVFDCSAKSSTQISLNDIQHIGPVIQDELFDILIRFRQHKFVLSGDIQKMYRQIVLDESQRHLQLILWRDDKTKPLDVLRLNTVTYGTSSAPFLSARCIVQLANECPDKVVSEIIKHDFYYDDFLSGAESENELR, translated from the exons ATGTTGTTGTCACGTCACGTCACCTACTTCGCTGCAAGTCAACGTGCCAGTGGACCAGTTGTCAAGACTTTTAATTGG GCAGATAATAAAACAGCTGGTCCGGCGCCCGTCATTAGCGCGGCCAGCGCGTGCGCCGCTAACGCGTCAGCTGATCCGGAGATATTGTTATGCACAGCTTTAGTTAAAATAACGAACGTCAATAATAACAAATCTCACATTGTTCGAGCTATGTTAGATCCCGGTTCGCAGAAATGTTTCTTGACTGAACGCATGAAAAATAAGTTAGGATGTTCTGACAATAACAAAAAGTCAGCTTGCGTGTACGGCttaaataaattatcatttaCGGTCTCAGATCGATGTGAGCTCACTGTAAGTTCGTTAACGAGTCCTTATGAAGTTAATATTCGTTGTTTCGTGGTGGAGCACCTTATAGACAGCCTACCTAACAATTATGTAGATACCTCGGAATTGAACATACCTGCGGACATTCAGCTGGCGGATCCTGGGTTTTATCGTCCTTCTGAAATCGATTTGCTACTTAGTGCTGAATTTTTCTTCAATATCACGACGTCGGAGAAAATAGAACTTGGACCAAACAAGCCTATTCTTCAGTCTTCAAAACTAGGCTGGTTGGTCGCGGGGCCCACGGGTGACGTCGAGTCGGATGAGGACGAGATTGTGCGTTGTTGCTTTACGAAACAAATCTCACAAGATCTCACACGGTTTTGGGAACTTGAAGAAATTTCATTACCAAACGTCACTAATAGCGAGGAGGATAATATTTgcgaaaaacactttttagaTAATACGCGGCGTTTAGATAACGGTCGATTCTTAGTTAAAATGCCGTTACGTGAAAATCCGGAAACCGCACTTGGCGATAGTTTTAATATGGCGAAAAAACGATTCTTGAACTTAGAAACTAGATTGGAAAAAAATCAAGTACTTAAAAAACAGTATTGCGACTTTATCAAGGAGTACGAAGAACTAGGTCACTTGAGTAAAATTGACAAGCCCGACTTCGGTTATTACGCCCCCCACCACCCAATTATTCGTGACAGCGAAACTACAAAATTGCGGGTAGTTTTTGACTGTAGTGCTAAATCAAGCACACAAATATCCCTTAATGATATACAGCATATAGGACCCGTTATACAGGATGAATTATTCGATATCTTGATTAGGTTTCGCCAACATAAATTTGTTTTGTCCGGGGACATACAAAAAATGTACCGGCAGATTGTCTTGGACGAATCGCAGCGCCATCTACAATTAATCCTTTGGAGGGACGATAAAACCAAACCGCTTGATGTACTTAGGCTAAATACGGTGACTTATGGTACCAGCTCAGCGCCTTTCTTAAGCGCTAGGTGTATAGTACAGTTGGCAAATGAATGTCCTGACAAAGTAGTGTCAGAAATAATTAAACATGATTTTTATTATGATGATTTCCTGAGTGGCGCCGAAAGTGAAAACGAGCTAAG ATGA